The Prunus persica cultivar Lovell chromosome G7, Prunus_persica_NCBIv2, whole genome shotgun sequence genome has a segment encoding these proteins:
- the LOC18771083 gene encoding zeatin O-glucosyltransferase, with amino-acid sequence MAHHQNGQNNTPNGFNQSKVVVVMVPLPAQGHLNQLLHFSRLVSAQDIPVHFVGSPTHNRQAKLRVHGWDRASVSNNVQFHDFQIPPFPSPPPNPNATNKFPSHLQPSFEATTHLRQPVADLLRQLSPKARRVIVIHDSMMASVIQDVASIPNGESYTFHTVSAFALFLYLCEAIGRPAMLEALHVEIPDDTPSLEDCFTNEFLDFIAAQYKCQKLNNAGNIYNTSRTIEGPYMDFLNMIGDHQKHWALGPFNPSTILKSGNSNGGRRHRCLDWLDKQAPNSVIYVSFGTTTAMKDEQIAELAIGLEQSNQKFIWVLRDADKGDLFSNEEERRAELPQGYEERVKGRGLVVRDWAPQLEILAHKSTGMFVSHCGWNSCMESITMGVPIAAWPMHSDQPRNTVLITRLLRVGVVMRDWAHRDEILTSLSVKNGVEKFMGSKEGNEIRKRAADLGAAVRRSMVAGGASHMEFSSFIDHITRY; translated from the coding sequence ATGGCTCACCACCAAAACGGCCAAAACAACACCCCAAATGGCTTTAACCAATCCAAAGTTGTAGTGGTCATGGTGCCCTTGCCAGCACAAGGCCACCTCAACCAACTCCTCCACTTCTCCCGCCTCGTCTCCGCCCAGGACATCCCCGTCCACTTTGTGGGCTCCCCCACCCACAACCGCCAAGCCAAGCTCCGAGTCCACGGTTGGGATCGAGCCTCGGTCTCCAACAACGTCCAATTCCACGACTTCCAAATCCCTCCTTTCCCCTCCCCTCCTCCCAACCCCAATGCAACAAACAAGTTCCCCTCTCATCTCCAACCCTCCTTCGAAGCCACCACCCATCTCCGCCAGCCCGTGGCGGATCTCCTACGCCAACTGTCACCCAAAGCAAGAAGAGTCATCGTCATCCATGACTCCATGATGGCCTCAGTCATCCAAGATGTTGCTTCCATACCAAATGGAGAGTCGTACACTTTCCACACTGTGTCTGCCTTTGCGTTATTTTTGTACCTGTGTGAAGCGATCGGACGGCCAGCAATGCTCGAGGCGCTACACGTTGAGATCCCAGATGACACCCCATCTCTTGAAGACTGCTTCACCAATGAGTTCTTGGATTTCATTGCTGCACAATATAAGTGCCAAAAGCTGAACAACGCAGGGAACATTTACAACACTAGTAGGACTATTGAAGGACCTTACATGGATTTTCTGAATATGATTGGAGATCACCAGAAGCATTGGGCTCTTGGGCCATTCAACCCAAGTACAATATTGAAATCTGGTAATTCAAATGGTGGCAGGAGGCACAGGTGTTTGGATTGGTTGGATAAACAAGCACCAAACTCAGTGATCTATGTGTCTTTTGGAACAACCACAGCCATGAAAGATGAGCAAATTGCAGAGCTGGCAATTGGGTTGGAGCAAAGCAACCAAAAGTTCATTTGGGTACTGAGGGATGCTGATAAAGGTGACCTTTTCAGCAAtgaagaggagagaagagcTGAGCTGCCACAAGGGTATGAAGAAAGAGTCAAAGGAAGGGGATTGGTGGTGAGAGATTGGGCCCCACAGTTGGAAATCCTGGCCCACAAATCAACTGGAATGTTTGTGAGCCACTGTGGCTGGAACTCATGCATGGAGAGCATCACCATGGGGGTGCCCATAGCTGCTTGGCCAATGCACTCAGACCAACCGAGGAACACAGTTTTGATCACAAGGCTGCTTAGGGTTGGTGTTGTGATGAGGGATTGGGCCCACAGGGATGAGATTTTGACATCACTGAGTGTCAAAAATGGTGTGGAGAAATTTATGGGATCTAAAGAAGGGAATGAGATTAGGAAGAGGGCAGCAGATTTGGGTGCTGCCGTCCGGCGGTCCATGGTTGCAGGTGGAGCTTCTCACAtggaattttcttctttcattgATCATATCACCAGATACTAG